The DNA segment CGGCCATACGAGAAGCTCACGCGCGCACTCACAAGGCCGCCGCGATGCCGCAATACCGATTCGACCGAGCGAAACTGGTCGTGAGCTTTGGCGCTGATTTCCTCGGAACGTGGATCGCGCCTACTCAGTTCACACGCGGGTACTCGACCGCGCGCGACCTCCGCGAAGGACGCCGCGAGATGTTGCGCCACGTTCAGTTCGAATCATTGATGTCGCTGACCGGCAGCAATGCCGACACACGCGTGAAGGTTTCGCCTTTCGAAGAGATCGACGCGTTGCTGCTGCTGGCGAAGCTCATCGCCGCGAACGATGCAAGTAGCTCGGCATTCGCGACGATCGATGACTCGCGCATCAGCCCGCGCGTGCGTGAAGCGGTTCAGCAAACTGCGAACGAACTCCTGAAGCTTCACGGCCAGTCTTTGGTTATCAGCGGCTCAAACGATATCGATGTCCAATGCGTGGTCAATGCTATCAATCAAGCGCTGGGCAATTACGGTAGAACGCTCGACCTGAATGCGCCCAGCGAGCAGAAGCAAGGCGCCGATCAGGAGATGGTCGAGCTTGTGCGCGAGATGAACGCGGGCGAGGTCGGCGCGCTGATCATATCCGGAGTGAATCCGGCTTACGACTATTACGCCAGCGAAGAGTTCACGAACGCGCTTGCAAAGGTCCCGCTGAAGATCTCGTTGAATCCGACGCTTGATGAGACTTCGAGGCTGGTCGATTACGTTTGCCCACAGCATCACTTCCTCGAAACGTGGGACGATGCCGAGCCGGTGCGCGGTGTCCTTAGCTTGAACCAGCCGACAATCGCTCCGCTGTTTCAGACGCGGGCCTATCAAGAGAGCCTGCTCAGATGGAGCGGCGACGGGCGTCCGTTCTACGACGTGCTTCGTCAGTCGTGGAATGAGAAGCTCTTCACGCAGCAAAAGACGCACGCGACCTTTGATGGGTTCTGGGACCACTCGCTTCAAGACGGCTTTGCTGTATTGCAAACGCAGTCGGCGGAACAACCGTCCTTTGCCACAGATCAGATGGGCAAATCGGTCGAAAGATTGAGGGCGCGGTCTGCGGATTACGAGAGCAAGCTGGCAGCGTTGTTCTACGAGAAGATCGGGCTTCGCGACGGGACTCACGCGAACAACCCGTGGCTGCACGAGCTGCCCGATCCGATCAGCAAGATCACCTGGGACAACTACGCGTGCGTTTCTCCGAAGCTCGCCGGGAAGCTTGAGCTTGAAGAAGGAACGATCGTTCGCATATCGAACCCGGCAACTACGATCGAGCTTCCAGTACACATTCAACCAGGACAGCACGACGACTGCGTCGCCATCGCGCTGGGCTACGGACGAACGAGCGCCGGCAAGGCGGGCAACAACATCGGCGTGAGCGCGTATCCGCTGGTCCGGTTCGATAACGGGACGTTTCAATACCAAACGGCGGGAATCACGCTCGAGAAGACCGCGGCCAAGGTTCAGCTTGCTTCTACCCAGCTTCATCAGACGCTCGGCGGGCGGCCGCTTATCAAACAGTTCACGCTCGACGATTACCTGAAAGAACACAAGGCCGAAGAACATCTCAAAGAGTCGAAGAGCATCTGGAAAGATTACCAATACGGCGAGCACAAGTGGGCGATGGTCGTTGACCTGAACGCCTGCATAGGTTGCTCGGCCTGCATCTTGAGCTGCCAAGCTGAAAACAACGTTCCCGTGGTCGGCAAAGACGAGGTTCGCCGCCAGCGCGAGATGCATTGGATAAGGCTCGACCGCTACACGCTCGGTTCGGATGACAACCCGACGGTCGCTTATCAACCGGTGTTGTGCAATCAATGCGACAACGCTTCGTGCGAGAGCGTGTGCCCGGTGCTCGCTACGGTGCACAGCAGCGAAGGCTTGAACATGCAGGTCTACAACCGCTGCGTCGGCACGCGCTACTGTGAGAACAATTGCCCGTACAAGGTGCGGCGCTTCAACTGGTTTGAGAATCAACACGCCGATCCGATCGCGAATCTCGCGCTGAATCCTGACGTGACCGTACGCAGCCGAGGCGTTATGGAGAAGTGCACCTTCTGCGTGCAGCGAATCGAACAAGCCAAGATTCACGCGCGCAATGAGGGTCGCAGCATTCGCGACGGCGAGATTCAGACCGCGTGTCAGCAGAGCTGTCCGGCTCGCGCGATAACCTTCGGCGATCTTGTCGACGATGAGAGCAAGGTAGGCAAACTGAAGCACGACGAGCGCGACTACCTTCTCCTTGAAGAGCTGAACCTTCGACCCCAAATCAGCTACCTGGCTAAAGTGCGAAACAGCGGGGAGGTTGAGGCATAACCATGGCAGTCGCCATCAAGCATTCCGATCACGGCGAGATGAAACTCGCACTAGAGCACCAGGCTGTCTCGAGCCTTCGTCAGCCCTTGATCGAAGGCGAGAAAAGCTACAGCGAGGTCACGACCGACATCTGCAAGCTGCTCGATAACAAGCCGGGCGCCGGCTGGTGGATCGCCTTCTCAGTTTCGTTCTGTTTGCTCATCGTGGGCGCAATCGCGACTACCTACACCGTCACGACTGGCATCGGGACGTGGGGATTGAACAAGACAATCGGCTGGGCGTTTGACATAACCAACTTCGTATTCTGGATCGGGATCGGTCACGCGGGCACGTTCATTTCGGCGGTTCTTTTCTTGTTCAATCAGAAGTGGCGCACGTCGGTTAATCGCTCGGCTGAAGCGATGACGCTGATAGCCGTGATGTGCGCGGGGTTGTTTCCGGTTATCCACATGGGAAGGCCGTGGTTGTTCTACTGGATTCTGCCCTATCCAAATGCGCGCGGGTCCTTGTGGGTGAACTTCCGTTCGCCGCTGGTGTGGGACTTCTTCGCGATCTCGACTTACTTCACGATCTCGCTGGTGTTTTGGTATCTCGGCCTCGTGCCTGATCTGGCGACCGCGCGCGATCGAACAGTCTCGAAGTTCAAGCGAGGGCTGTATCGCATCTTCAGCCTTGGATGGAACGGGTCGAATCGAACGTGGTCCCGATACGAGACGGTTTACCTGGTGCTGGCGGCACTGGCGACTCCGCTGGTGCTGTCAGTCCACAGCATCGTGAGCT comes from the Acidobacteriota bacterium genome and includes:
- a CDS encoding 4Fe-4S dicluster domain-containing protein — encoded protein: MSGEKLWKRFQQQDADDVPQLVNIDSSRLPRSGVSRRTFIEMIGFSAAALAFTSCRAPEQKIIPYLKQPVEFTPGVASWFASTCAGCSAGCGVLVKVRDGRPIKIEGNPEHPLNGGGLCAVAHGMVFGLYDSDRLRQPLIGSKPATWADVDRQIIDILAATQKTGEKVRVLTGTITSPTSREAIAKFLSQFKDGKHIVYEAVSTAAIREAHARTHKAAAMPQYRFDRAKLVVSFGADFLGTWIAPTQFTRGYSTARDLREGRREMLRHVQFESLMSLTGSNADTRVKVSPFEEIDALLLLAKLIAANDASSSAFATIDDSRISPRVREAVQQTANELLKLHGQSLVISGSNDIDVQCVVNAINQALGNYGRTLDLNAPSEQKQGADQEMVELVREMNAGEVGALIISGVNPAYDYYASEEFTNALAKVPLKISLNPTLDETSRLVDYVCPQHHFLETWDDAEPVRGVLSLNQPTIAPLFQTRAYQESLLRWSGDGRPFYDVLRQSWNEKLFTQQKTHATFDGFWDHSLQDGFAVLQTQSAEQPSFATDQMGKSVERLRARSADYESKLAALFYEKIGLRDGTHANNPWLHELPDPISKITWDNYACVSPKLAGKLELEEGTIVRISNPATTIELPVHIQPGQHDDCVAIALGYGRTSAGKAGNNIGVSAYPLVRFDNGTFQYQTAGITLEKTAAKVQLASTQLHQTLGGRPLIKQFTLDDYLKEHKAEEHLKESKSIWKDYQYGEHKWAMVVDLNACIGCSACILSCQAENNVPVVGKDEVRRQREMHWIRLDRYTLGSDDNPTVAYQPVLCNQCDNASCESVCPVLATVHSSEGLNMQVYNRCVGTRYCENNCPYKVRRFNWFENQHADPIANLALNPDVTVRSRGVMEKCTFCVQRIEQAKIHARNEGRSIRDGEIQTACQQSCPARAITFGDLVDDESKVGKLKHDERDYLLLEELNLRPQISYLAKVRNSGEVEA
- the nrfD gene encoding NrfD/PsrC family molybdoenzyme membrane anchor subunit, with the translated sequence MKLALEHQAVSSLRQPLIEGEKSYSEVTTDICKLLDNKPGAGWWIAFSVSFCLLIVGAIATTYTVTTGIGTWGLNKTIGWAFDITNFVFWIGIGHAGTFISAVLFLFNQKWRTSVNRSAEAMTLIAVMCAGLFPVIHMGRPWLFYWILPYPNARGSLWVNFRSPLVWDFFAISTYFTISLVFWYLGLVPDLATARDRTVSKFKRGLYRIFSLGWNGSNRTWSRYETVYLVLAALATPLVLSVHSIVSFDFATSLIPGWHSTIFPPYFVAGAVFSGFAMVMTLMILVRKLMHLEQYITERHLENMCKVTLLTGSIVTIAYLTEVFIGFYSGNPNEMFVILNRGLGPYAWAYWTMVTCNAIVPQLFWFKRVRTTIPVIFVLSILVNVGMWFERFVIIVTSLHRDFLPSSWAMYTPTVTEVGILLGSFGLFFTLFLLFLRLFPAISMSEVKGVLHYARR